From one Pan troglodytes isolate AG18354 chromosome 13, NHGRI_mPanTro3-v2.0_pri, whole genome shotgun sequence genomic stretch:
- the EN1 gene encoding homeobox protein engrailed-1: MEEQQPEPKSQRDSALGAAAAATPGGLSLSLSPGASGSSGSGSDGDSVPVSPQPAPPSPPAAPCLPPLAHHPHLPPHPPPPPPQHLAAPAHQPQPAAQLHRTTNFFIDNILRPDFGCKKEQPPPQLLVAAAARGGAGGGGRVERDRGQTAAGRDPVHPLGTRAPGAASLLCAPDANCGPPDGSQPAAAGAGASKAGNPAAAAAAAAAAAAAAVAAAAAAAAAKPSDSGGGGSGGGAGSPGAQGTKYPEHGNPAILLMGSANGGPVVKTDSQQPLVWPAWVYCTRYSDRPSSGPRTRKLKKKKNEKEDKRPRTAFTAEQLQRLKAEFQANRYITEQRRQTLAQELSLNESQIKIWFQNKRAKIKKATGIKNGLALHLMAQGLYNHSTTTVQDKDESE; the protein is encoded by the exons ATGGAAGAACAGCAGCCGGAACCTAAAAGTCAGCGCGACTCGGCCCtcggcgcggcggcggcggcgactcCGGGCGGCCTCAGCCTGAGCCTCAGTCCGGGCGCCAGCGGCagcagcggcagcggcagcgaTGGAGACAGCGTGCCGGTGTCCCCGCAGCCTGCGCCCCCCTCGCCGCCCGCGGCGCCTTGCCTGCCGCCCCTGGCCCACCACCCGCacctccccccacaccccccgcccccgccgcctcAGCATCTCGCGGCGCCTGCTCACCAGCCGCAGCCAGCGGCCCAGCTGCACCGCACCACCAACTTTTTCATCGACAACATCCTGAGGCCGGACTTCGGCTGCAAAAAGGAGCAGCCGCCACcgcagcttctggtggctgcggCGGCCAGAGGAGGCGCAGGAGGAGGAGGCCGGGTCGAGCGTGACAGAGGCCAGACTGCCGCAGGTAGAGACCCTGTCCACCCGTTGGGCACCCGGGCGCCAGGCGCTGCCTCGCTCCTGTGCGCCCCAGACGCGAACTGTGGCCCACCCGACGGCTCCCAGCCAGCCGCCGCCGGCGCGGGCGCGTCTAAAGCTGGGAACccggctgcggcggcggcggcggcggcggcagcggccgCGGCGGCAgtggcagcggcggcggcggccgcagCAGCCAAGCCCTCGGACAGCGGTGGCGGCGGCAGTGGAGGCGGCGCGGGGAGCCCCGGAGCGCAGGGCACCAAATACCCGGAGCACGGCAACCCGGCTATCCTACTGATGGGCTCAGCCAACGGCGGGCCCGTGGTCAAAACTGACTCGCAGCAGCCTCTCGTATGGCCCGCCTGGGTGTACTGCACACGTTATTCGGATCGTCCATCCTCCG GTCCGCGCACCAGGAagctgaagaagaagaagaacgaGAAGGAGGACAAGCGGCCGCGGACGGCGTTCACGGCCGAGCAGCTGCAGAGACTCAAGGCGGAGTTCCAGGCAAACCGCTACATCACGGAGCAGCGGCGGCAGACCCTGGCCCAGGAACTCAGCCTCAACGAGTCCCAGATCAAGATCTGGTTCCAGAACAAGCGCGCCAAGATCAAGAAAGCCACAGGCATTAAGAACGGCTTGGCGCTGCACCTCATGGCCCAGGGACTGTACAACCACTCCACCACCACGGTCCAGGACAAAGACGAGAGCGAGTAG